TATTAACTCCATCATTCTCTTAGGACAGGAAAGTTGTCTTTTATTTGGCTCTTCGAAGCCGTAGAAAAACTAACCATTGAATTGCCCTCGAAGGCTCAAATGTGACTTTGATCACGGATGCCAAATTGCCTTTTAGGTAATTCTACTGTCCTATAAATGATGGAGTAATGTAAATTGGCAGGAGAAATAAACAAATCTTGCGGTTTAGATATCCACAAAAGTTTTTTGATTGCTACTATCCTCAGCAGATCCGGTGAAAAACAGCAACAGCGTATCAAGAGAGACGATGATGGAATTTTAAGCCTTAGAAATTGGGTTACATCAGAAAAATGTGACGTTGTTGCATGTGAATCAACAAGTGACTTTTGGGTCCCTATTCATGATTCATTGATAAAACATCTGCCTTTTATAGTTGGAAATGCTCGCGACATGAAAGCATTTACACATAAAAAGACAGATAAAATAGATTCCGAAGTCATTGCAAAACTTGCACTGAATGGCATGGTTCAACCATCAAGAGTTTTCCCAAAAAAACACAGAGAATATCGTTCATACATTCGGCTTCGCCACAAACTTGTACAAAAAAGAACGGATATAAAAAATGAAGCTCATGCCATTCTCGCACCTGAAATGTTTAATCTAAAAGATGTGCTGACAGACATTTTTGGAAAAAATGGTAGAGAGATATTATCAGGAATCTCTTCAGGTAAAAATGTTGACCAGATTATACAAAACCTTTCTCCAAATGTTCGTAAAAAAAGCGCTCAGATCCGAGAGCTTCTGGACAGAGAAATCTCCCAGAGTGCTGCAATCAGGCTTCAGATATGTTTGAAGCTAATAAAGAATTTTGACGATTCAATCGAACTTTTGGGAAAGGAAATTTTCAATTATGCTTATGGAAATCATAAGCGAGAAATGGAAATTTTAAAATCTGTTCCAGGCATAGGGGAACTTGGTGCGGCAACTTTAATCGCTGAAATAGGTGATTTCAAAGATTTTGCTTCAGGGGACAAGCTTGCTTCATGGCTTGGACTGGTTCCTAATGTGTACCAATCTGCAGATAAATACCACAATGGAAGGATCACTAAGAGAGGATCAAAGGTAGCAAGGTGGATTCTAATACAGATTGCTCAAGCAGCAGCAAGAACAAAAAATAGCAAGTTAAAAGAGTTTTTTAACAGAAAAAAGAAGTCAATTGGACATGCAAAGGCGATTGTTGCCCTGGCAAGGAAAATTGCAACGATAATATGGCACCTTATCACAAATGATGAGATGTACGAAGATGAAACGGGATATATCAAGGGAGAAGTTCAAAGGAGGAAGATTGTTGAGACCGAGATATTTTCGGTTGATGAACGTATCTCAATAATTAGTGAAATATTCGCAATTGTTGAAAAAAAGAAACCTGACATTAAGTGAAGGCGAAGTATCCTCACGTCCACATTCCGGACCCTGGCTTCTATTTAACAGGACAAAAATGCTATATTTGCTTCCAACATAATCAGAAATTCTGAATGAGGGTCCGGAGTGTGAAATCAGAGGTACTTTCATGCCAATATAGAATGGATTGAAGACAATTATTCAATCAAGCGGGCAGGTGAGCAGAACCACAAACGTATTCTCAGGCACAGGGTAATGGCTGAGGTGCTGGAAGAACTGATCTCCCATGAGTGAGAAATATCTTTAAAGATGAAAAGCTATCTTTCCTAAAGTTTCTACTCTTACTGTTCTTTACTCTTTCAGTTCTCCGGTAAATTCTACTCCATATCTTTCTGAAAAATAGTTATTATCCGTGTGAGACTTCTGTGCACTCTTTGTACATAAATCTCAAGAACCTTAAGTCCTGCCTTCTCCCCGTACTCGAATGCTGTCTTATCCGAGACAACAACTGCAATACCTCCGGGTTTTAAGACACGGTGGATTTCTTCAAGGGCGCTGGAATATAACTCTTCTAAGGACCCGGCAAGGATTGCAGCCGATCTTCCGTAGGGCGGGTCAGTGACGACTGCATCGATTGTAGAATCCTTTAGCGGAATCCTGCAGGCATCCCCTTCCATCAGGATGTAGTCCAGTTCATAGGCTTCAAGGTTCATGTGAGCCCCGAGGACAAGTTTTTCCTGGGCATCGATTCCTATGACCCTTGCACCCATAAGTCCGGCTTCTACAAGTATGCCTGCGGTGCCGCAGAAAGGGTCCAGAAAAAGCTCTCCCGGCTTTATCCCGGAAAGGTTTGTAATGGCGCGGGCAACTCTTGGCATAAGTACGCCAGGGTGGAAAAAAGGCTTGTTCTGGGGATTTCTGGCTTCATATGCGCTCCTGTCAACCGAGGATAGGAGAGTCCCAAGTACAGCTTTTTCACTCAGTATGAGCCGAAATTCCACATCAGGGCTCTTCAGGTTTGCCCTGAACCCTTTCCTGTAGATGAATCCTCCAATTTTCTGCTCCAGGTACTCGCACGGAAAGTTAACATGGTGTTTGATCCTCTTTGCCCTGACAACAAAACTTTTCCCGTCCCTGATATATCCTGCAGGTTCAAAGGCTTCTGCAAGTTTCAGGACAGCATCAGGGTTGTTTTTGGTAATCCCTACAACTTTTAGTATATGGTGAGTCATTGCCAGCCTTTCAGTTACAGGGTCGGTGAGGGTTCTTTCAATATCCTCTTCTCTGCCTGCGATATCCACTACAAGGCACTGGTCGATTCTTGCATAGGGACGGAAATCAAGCCCCTCAATTTTGAGGCAGGCAAGGACTTCGGCAGCTGGCAGTTCTTCGTGTTCTCCAGAAAGTTCAAAAGCGTATAACATTGATGATCAGAAATAAGTTGATTAATATAGTTCAAAATGATCTCTAGACAGGTCAAAATGGATCGACGCGATTCAAAATAATTCTTACAGGTTAGGGGACAAAATATAAAATATCATATATTTAAAAGTGTGTTGAGCCTGTGTTTTAATTTAAGTCTATTTTTTATTTGTGTTTTTTTATTCGTGTATATACCAGTGGGTTGCTTTGGGTCCTGTGCAGAATTTTGAGCTCAAAACAGGTTTTTACATGTAAGAAAAAAGTTGCCTGAACAGGAGACAGCCTGCAAGAGTTCATTGTATGATAGGTCCGAGTGTAAGAAATACATTTAAGACGTTGTCTGTGAAGTAGATCCTATCCTTCAACACATTTTTTCCATGGCTTCCCTGCCAGTCATTCCAATCTCAATTCCAAGCTCTCCGGCAAACTTTGTTACCTCAACAACAGTGGTTTTGAGCATATCTTCGAAATTCTGCACACCCTTCACTTTTGCTGCCGTATCCCCGAGTGCCTCAGCGGCGCTGATATTAAGATAGCCACACATCAGAAAACCCTTCTCTGCCCTTATAACCAGCAGAGGATACTTCTGCATCTCAAATCGGAGGCCAAGTACGCATCCGTTTTCAAGCGGGATCTGTTCAATGAGCATGTTTTTCTGAATAAGCTTCAAGCCAGATTAACTTTTGGGCTCCTTTCAGGCTCCTTTCAGGTTCCGTTCAGGCTCCTTTCAGGTTCCGTTCAGGTTTCGATTAATTTTTTTGAAGACATCTTTGAAAAACTCAGTGATTTGACTTATTTCAGCCTTTCCTCCAGAATTCAGGTTCCTGTTTACCCCTGTCCCGCTCTTTTTCTCCATACTCTTATTCTCAACACTCTTATTCTTGGCACTCTTATCCCTATTTATTTCCATATCCAGCGGTTCGGTTTTAAAGCTTTCATTTTCTGAAAGCCATAAAGTAATGTTATTTTCAGGGCCGAAATTCCCCCTCAGTAAGGTACGGTTATTTTCAAACCCGAGGCTTTTGTTGTCGAGTCCTTCCGTTAATTCTGCATCAAGACCCTGCGGAAGAGTAATTGTAACACTTGAATTCGGAGTGTTCATCAGCCATATCTCTGTTCTGGGACCTGCTTCTTTTTTGAACCCATAGGTCACACTGGCGCGGTTTGTAATTGACGAGTTTTTTTCAGTTCTTCCGAGGGCATCTTTCGAGATCCAGAATTCAACGTCCCTTAATTCAACAGTATCTGACGTTGAGTTGAGCCTTACATTAGGTTCTTCTTCTATAGCTTTCTCCATTTTGTCCTCTAAAAAAACCTCCATTTTCAGGATTTCCCAGGCATTAACAAAATTGTCATTGTTGCCTGTTTCTCTGTCTATGAGATTCCTGTAAAAAATAGCTTCGTTATCCGTAATTTTCTCGTCGTAATTCCACGTCATCCCGGCTTTTTCCACTGTGATATGGTTGCCAAGGATAAAGGCAGCAGAGCAGGGTTCTGCAAGAAGGGCAGGAATGAAGAAAGTGGCCAGTAAAAGGCTGGCTGAAAGGAGGGAATATATTTTCAAGTTTTTCAACTCTTTTATTCGTCCTTTATCTGACATTCATTTTTCCGTTTTTTTTCAGGGCTTATTTTGTTGTGACTTCACATCCATCCCGGGTTATTATTAACGTATGTTCTGCCTGGGATACAAGTCCCCCGGCACTTTCAATAAGCACAGGATAAGAGTGGATAATTCTGGCTTTTTCAAGCTGGATTAATGAAAAATCAAGTTTGTCTGAATTGAGCCAACGCTTTGCAAAGGGAAGTCCCCTGTAATCCTCTGCCTGTTTCAGGACGTTTCTGATTGCTGGCAGACGTACAGGCTTTTTCTGTATAACACTGTAAATCTCTGCCCAGCTGCCGTCATGTACAAGGCCCGTTCCGTTAGTTGCAAAGGGTTCAATTGCAAGCACATCTCCTTCCTTCAGGACAACTCCCCCTTCTACATGTTTGTTAGGCACTGCAGGGTTGTCGTGGGCCTCATACTGAGAAAGCCCGTGGCCTGTGAGATTCATAATAGGATTTAAGCCGTAGCTGCGGATCGTCTCCTCTATTGCAGCTCCTACCTCTCCTGTGCTGACTCCCGGTTTCACGAGGTCAATGGCTGCTGCAAGAGCTTCCTCAGAGGCTTTTACAAGGTCGGAATTGCCTGAAAGGTCCACAGTTACTGCTGAGTCTGCTATGTATCCGTCTACGTGGACTCCGAGGTCCAGCTTCACTATATCTTTTCCAAAGACATCCTTATCCCCTACTTTGGGAGTCGCGTGGGCAGCTTCCTGGTTTCTTGAGATATTGCAGGGGAAGGCAGGCCTACCTCCAAGTTCTATGGTTTTCTTTTCCACAAATTCAGCAACTTCAAGCAGGCTGTTTCCGACTTTCACCATATCTGCGGCTTCAGTTCTGACAATCTTCAAAATCCTGCCTGCTTCTCTGTATTTTTCAAGGATATCTTCTCTGTTGTATACATTATCTGTCATGTTAACCTCAAACTGGATGATTTCTCATAATTATAAACTCTTATTATGGTAGATTCCTGCTGTATTTATGCTTATTTCATGTAATTAAGGGTTATAAAAGGCAAATTAAGGTGAATTAAGGCAAATTAAGAGTACAATCTGGTTGTATAATTTATATGGTTGTATAATTTATATGGTTGTATAATTTATATGGTAGTATAATTTATATAAATGATTTTAATACAAAGTTTTTCTCTAATCCTGTAAGGTTTTTACACCCTGTTTCAGTAACCAGCACCATATCTTCAAGCCGGATTCCCCCAATTCCCGGATAATATAGTCCGGGCTCGATCGTTATCACATTACCTGCCTCCAGAAGCACGCCGTTTTCTCCTACGCCGGGAAGTTCATGGATGTCAAGCCCGACCCCGTGGCCTGTAGAGTGTGTGAATCCGGCTGTTGCTCCGCTTCTGTAAGTGTGGTAGCCTCGTACCTCAAACAGGTCACAGACTGCACTGTGTATTTCAGCGGTTGAGACTCCAGGTTTAACCATTTCCAGAGCTTTTTGTTGGGCTGCAAATACAGTTTCATACATTGCCTTTAGTTTTTCCGAAGCCTCGCCTCTGATCACGGTCCTCGTCATATCTGCAAAATAGCGCTTCTTTTTACTCCTCGGGAATATGTCCAGGATGATCGGAGCATTTGCCCTGAGAGGCCCTTCGGTAGTTCCGTGGGGGTTTGCAGTATCCTCCCCGCAGGAGACAATTGTCTCTTCGGCTTCGCATCCAAAATCCAGCAGAGTATGGTCAATGGCCGAATTCACTTTAGCTCCGGTAAGTACCTGCCCTTTAAAATAGAGAATACCGTCCCTGTCTTCTGCTCCTGCTATCAGAGAAATTGCTGCCATCATAGCCTTTTCTCCAGCCATCTGGGCATACCTTATGGCTTCAATTTCTTCGGGTCCCTTCACGCTCCTCATTTTTCTGAAAGGGCTTTTTACAGGCACTACGGTAAAACCTGCTTCTGTAAGATAGTTTGAGTAAAAAACAGGAAAATCGTAGGCAACTGCAATTTTTTTTACTTTTTCTTCAAGGAGAAGCTCGGATATGCAGGCTGCATAGGCAATGGATACATCCTTTTTTTCCTTGATTTTTTCGCGGTAGCCAAAGTCCTGAGTGGTTTTTATATTTGAAATTCTTGACTCGATTTCAGCCCTCCCGCGCTCCATTTCCGAAATGAAAATAACTTCTTTCCCGCTTTTGGTCTGCAGGTAAACGAACTCGTCCGATGCCAGGAAGCGGGTTACATAGTAAATATCGGCACTGTGAATATTCCCTGTCATCAGATAGGCGTCTGTTCCTGCTTCCTCAAGGACCTTTTTTGTACTGAAATCTGTCTCTTTCATGCAAGGTAATTCTGATGTTTGTAGATAAAGTTGTTATCGTCGGCTTGCAGGCAGGTCTGTATATGGATCCTGATCCGGGGTATTTCTTCCTTTTTCATCTTCTCTTTTCTTTTTCCCCTTCTCTTCTCATTTTCTTTTTTCCTTTTTTATTTTCCTTTTTCTTTGTTTTTCTTTTTTATCTCCTTTATTTTGTTTCCAAGAATTTAAAGCTCCTCAAACATCGTGAAATAGAGGTCAAGAGAAGCTGTCACCTCGTCCGAAAACCTGAGAATGCATACATATTTTCTTCTTCCCTGCTCTTTAACCCATATTCTGTCTTCCAAATCTTCATTTTTCAGGTCAGTGAAAACTTTTGCCGCGCAGCCCAGAATTATTCGAATGCTTGATGTCAGTTTCCTCTTTATCCTATCTTTTTTAAACTCAAGGTAATCGCGAGAAGTGTCTGTCTGAAACAGCGGACTCCTGTGAACCCAGTACTCATCTAGGTTGAGGTTCTCTTCGACAATAAGAGGGACCCTGAAATTCATTTCCTTCAGGCGCGATAGTTCATTCAACTTATTTTTGTCGGTTTCTGAATTTTCGGAATAACCTTCGTTTTTCAGAGAAGGCGTGTTTACTTCCAGTTCCCTGTTAATCCATTTCAGGGCGAAACTTTTGGAGGTTTTGATAAAAATGAGAGTTTCCTCTTCCATTTTTTTCTGGTACTCTCCATCTTCTTGCATAGCTCGCTAAATCTATCGGCTTTTGCTTCGGAGCAATCCGGAGTATTGGACTCAATCCCCATTTTTTAACCTCCTGCTTCAACTTTATTCCTTTTTTTTAAAAACGTAGGTTGGTTTAAATAAGGGTTGGATAGCACTGACAAAAATTTTAAATTAGATAAAAACAGGCTCAAGAAACCTGTGTATAATAATATTTATACAGTTGCCAAATCGAAAAAAAAGAAACGCCCGGACCGGGATTCGAACCCGAGTCGGAGCCTCGACAGGGCTCCATGATAGGCCTCTACACTATCCGGACACTTCGGTCTTTTTAGTTGCTGTTTTGCCCGCGCTGCGAGCAAACCTTAAATGTCTCTCTGGTATATAAATGTTCCCGTTGACTGGTTCCGATTCTGGATTAAATTCCAGGTCCCGCCTCCCAGACTCGAACCGGGGACATCGCGGTGCCTGCGCAGAGATGTACGGGACATTTCCCGCACGAGCCGAACTACAGCCGCGCACTCTACCACTGAGTTAAGGCGGGACGATGATGCTGATCCAGTGCTGCACAGGGCTACACTGCCTCAGTGCACCATCTCCATATATGGTGATGGTATTTATTGTTTTCGCTAGGTGTGGGAGATTATGGCTGACATTTATAACATTTTTCATATTTGTCAAAAATACTTTTGTATATTACGGAGGACATAATGCATAATTACAGTAAGAAAATGAACAGATTTTACAATACAATATATCTTAAAATACCTTTACAATATAATATATCTTAAAATACCTCACAATACAATGTACTTTTAAATACCGAAGGAGTAAGGAATATGGTCGCCCAAATCTTTACAAACGCCAATAATTCCGATACGGTCAGCATCAACCTTGGAAACACTTTTGTGATTAAACTCAGGGACCAACCTGGAGAGCACCTGTACAGTAAGGAAGATTCTGTTGCCGAAACGGTATGGAAAATGGAGGCAGAAGAAGGTCTCAAACTGCTCCGGGAACAGTTTACTCCGGATGTCCCGGATACAAAGACTCTTCCGGGGATTCACGAATGGGAATACGAGGCTGTAAAACCAGGCATCTGGGTAATCGAAGGTAATTATACTATTTTCCGCTTTGGAGGCGAGGAGAAGTTCAAACTAACTGTTAAGGTTATCTAAAAAATCTCCTTGAATTAAAATATTTTTATTTTTCTGAGGCTCCCCAAGGGAAGTGAAAACCTGCATCTAATAGTTGAAAATGTCTTCTTTCCAGCTGAGAATTATTAATTCTTGAGTTCGGCAAATACCTGAAAGGTGCAGTAAAAAATATGTGAAAAGAACCCGAAGGTTCCCCTCGATATTTTCTTGCTTCAGATATTTTTGGTTTTATTAAAAGGTGCTCAGTTCTCCTTTGATAACCATTTCCGTGATTTTTGTCACATTGGCAAGCCAGTCGTCAATTACAACTTCAGCTTCTGACTTTACCTTTGCAAAGGAGGTGCCTTCTTTCGGAATGATCTGAGCGCTTGCCACAAGTGGCTGGTCAATGGGCTTTCCTATCTGGGAAAGCAGTCTGATATTAACGTCCTGTAAGTCCGGAACCTGCTTTACAATATCCCGTGCCATCTGTGTCGAGAGGAGGTTGTAGATTTTTCCAATATGGTTAATCGGGTTCTTTCCACTGGTTGCCTCCATGCTCATAGGCCTGTTGGGTGTGATCAACCCATTGCAGCGGTTTCCGCGTCCTACTGAACCATCATCTCCCATTTCAGCTGATGTTCCGGTGACTGTAAGGAAGACACAGCTCGTTTTCAGGTTATCGCCTGTGTTAATCTGGACTTTCACGTCCCGCTCAGTATAGCGAGTTGCAAGCTCTTCCACATAGGTCTTCATTTCCTGAGTCATGTTTATGTAGCTGTCCAGGTCGTCGATATACCGCCCTATCATGCCGCTGCATATAGTAAGGGTTATATCTTCCCCATCCCTGAGTCCCATAACTTTCATGTCTTCTCCTATTGCGGGCATGCGGGACTTCATATCAGTAAGGAGCTGCCTCTCGGTATTGTATACGATATTTTCAAGTTCCGAAAATGGGGCATGCCCAACTCCGAAAGAGGTGTCATTTGCGACTGGCACTCTATCTCTCTTGAAGACATCTCTGAGGTCTGAAGACCCTGTCCCGAGCTTGCAGTCCATGATCACGTCTCTTTCAAGATCCATGTTCACCATGGTATTTCTCAGGTACTTGCGGGCAGCCTGGAGGGCTACGGACTCTGTGGCAAGCTCGGCGCCTTCGAATTCTTTAGTGGCTCTGCCTACCAGTAGCATATATATGGGCTGCAGTACCTCTCCTCCTCCGAATTTCGGACTGGATCTTCCGGCTACTATCTGGGTTTCATCAGTGTTGTGGTGAAGTACAGTTCCACATTTGGTTATATATTCCCTGCATAGCGCTCGGCTTACGGCTTCGGCAAGTCCGTCCGATATGCTGTCAGGGTGCCCTATTCCTTTGCGCTCTACAAGCTCTATCCGCTGCTTTTCGATGGGGGTTTGCAAGAGCTCTTCAACTTTTATATTTCGGGCCATTTGGATCCTCTTTTTTCAAAATTATTGATACTTTTATTGCTAGATGTTAATATTACCGCTTTATTAATCTTTAGTCCGTTGACGTAATCAACATATTTACTTAGCGCTAACTCTAAATTAAATACTTATGTCATCCCAACATTTATATCATTATTTTTATAATACTATTTATATGACTCGTTCGTCTGTTTCTATTTAATTACTACAGATATATAATGATTCTCATGTATTCATTACTGTAGGTAATAATTCTTGATGAAGCTGTCTTTCGGCTTAAGCATCAAAAAATCAGTCTATTCCCTTTGGACCCACTGCGAAATAACATCGGCAACTTTTTAGACTGTACTCAACCATTTTCACAAGCAAACCCCTCGATTAAATCCCAAAATAATTATGCTTTACCCAAGTTATTTCGTAACGAGCCCTTTGTGTAAAAATTTACCGTAATATAAACAGAATCATCCTTAACAACGGGTTTCTGGAAAAAAGTTCACAACGAGCTTCACCGTGAAGTCTATATTATACAAGAGTATTGTGGATAAATGTTTTATACGGAATAAACATACCGGAGATAAGCTTCCCGGCAGATCACTTAAATCACTTATCAGCTTAGATCACTCAGATCACTTAAATTACTTATCAGCTTAGATCACTCAGATCACTTAAATTACTTATCAGCTTAGATCATTCAGATCACTTAAATCACTTATCAGAGATCACTCAGATCACTTAAATCACTTATCAGAGATCACTCAGATCACTTAAATCACTTATCAGAGATCACTCAGATCACTTAAATCACTTATCAGAGATCACTTAAATCACTTAAATCACTTAAATCACTTACCAGACTTATTAGAGGACAGAGCAGATGATTCGCATTGCAATACCCAATAAAGGACGCCTTCACGAACCCACAATGTCTCTTTTTAAAGATGCAGGGCTTCCCATTAGCGGAGGAGCCGAAAGCCGAATACTCTTTGCAAAAACTGCAGACCCTGATATCCATATTCTCTTTGCCAGGGCTGCCGATATACCTGAGTATGTACAGGACGGAGCTGCAGATGTAGGTATTACAGGAATTGACTTGATTACGGAAAGGGAGGCAAATGTTGAGGCTCTTCTGGACCTTAAATTCGGGAAAGCGAACCTTGTTCTGGCTGTCCCTGAGGACTCTGTTTTCCAGAGTGCCCGGGATCTTGAAGGCAAAAAAGTGGCAACCGAGTTTCCAGAGATCACGCGCAAGTACTTCCAAAACCTTGGAGTTAATGTTGAAGTTATAAAGGTCAGCGGAGCTTGTGAAATGACTCCACATGTGGGAATTGCGGACGCCATTGTGGATATTTCAAGCTCCGGGACAACTCTCCTGATAAACCACCTGAAAGCTATCGACACAGTCTTTTCTTCCACTGTCCATCTGATTGCTAACAAAAAAAGCCTCAGGGAAAAGGACAAAATTCTGGATATAAAAACTGCACTCGAAAGTGTGCTTAATGCAAAGAAAAAACGTTATTTGATGATGAACGTTCCCGAAGCTTCCCTCCAAGCAGTAAAAGAGGTCCTTCCGGGAATGTCAGGTCCGACGGTAATGAAAGTTGAGTCCAGCAGGTCGTCTGAAGAATCATTCCTTGCTGTCCATTCCGTTGTGGATGCAGACCTGATCTTTACCATGGTAAACAAGCTCAGGAAGGTCGGTGCAAGGGATATACTTGTCGTCCCGATCGAAAGGATCATGCCCTGAAAGGAAAAATACCTGGAAATAGTGAAGGCTTAAAACAGATCAGAAACAGAAGATGGTTTTCTTGCAAATATGCCGGAGATGTGGTTTTCTATGGTTTTTGAAGTGATTCCTGCAGTGGATATGAGAGAGGGAAAATGTGTTCAGCTGGTGCAGGGCGTGCCTGGCAGTGAGATCGTATCTCTTGATGACCCTCTTGCAGTTGCCCTTGACTGGGTCGGAAAAGGGGCAAAGACCCTTCATCTGGTAGACCTTGACGGAGCAATTGAAGGGGAACGAAAAAACGCCCCCATTATTGAAAAGATAGTCCGGACCTGCAGAGAGAAAGGTGTAAGTATCCAGGTTGGGGGAGGAATTCGTAGCTTTGAAGACGCAGCTTCTCTTCTTGAGCTTGGGGTTTCAAGGGTAATTCTCGGAACCGCTGCCCTCCAGAATCCCGAACTTGTAAAACAGCTTTCCAGTGTCTTTGGAAACTCATGTGTAAACGTTGCGCTGGATGCAAAGAATGGGAAAATCTCAATCAAAGGCTGGACTGAGGAGTGCGCGCAAACTCCTGTTGAAATGGGTAGGAAGTTTGAAGAGCTTGGAGCTGGAAGTCTTCTTTTCACGAATATCGATTCCGAAGGTTTGATGCAGGGAGTAAACCCTGTTCCTACAAGGGAACTCGTGGAATCTGTCAGCATCCCTGTAATTGCATCCGGGGGGGTAAGTTCCCTTGAAGACCTTAAGGTCTTGAAGAAAACCGGGGCTGCAGGTGTTGTGGTAGGCAGTGCCCTTTACACAGGCAGGTTTACCTTTGAAGAGGCAATTGAGGCCTCCCTCGGAGACTGATTGGGCTGCTTGTTTTCACTTCTCAAGAGCCCTTATTCATCAACCCATTTCCTTAATTTTTCCGGGACAAACTGAATATCAGGAAAAGATAATCAATGAATAGATAATCAATGAATAGATAATCAATGAATAGATAATCAAGGAATTGGTAATCAAGGAATTGGTAATCAAGGAATTGGTAATCAATGAATAGATAATCAAGGAATTGGTAATCAAGGAATTGATAATCAAGGAATTGATAATCAAGGAATTGATAATCAAGGAATAGGTACGCAGCTAGATACAAAGTATTTAATTATTTTAAAAGGGAATGTGATGCTGTATGAGAACAAGCAAAATCTCCCGTAAGACAAAGGAAACTGATATCCAGCTTGAGCTTTCCCTTGATGGTGAGGGAATTGCAGATGTCAGTACAGGGATTGGATTTTTTGATCATATGCTTACTTCTTTTGCAAGGCATGCCGAGTTTGACCTTAAAGTGCGTGCCGAAGGCGATCTTTATGTGG
The Methanosarcina sp. WWM596 DNA segment above includes these coding regions:
- a CDS encoding TRM11 family methyltransferase → MLYAFELSGEHEELPAAEVLACLKIEGLDFRPYARIDQCLVVDIAGREEDIERTLTDPVTERLAMTHHILKVVGITKNNPDAVLKLAEAFEPAGYIRDGKSFVVRAKRIKHHVNFPCEYLEQKIGGFIYRKGFRANLKSPDVEFRLILSEKAVLGTLLSSVDRSAYEARNPQNKPFFHPGVLMPRVARAITNLSGIKPGELFLDPFCGTAGILVEAGLMGARVIGIDAQEKLVLGAHMNLEAYELDYILMEGDACRIPLKDSTIDAVVTDPPYGRSAAILAGSLEELYSSALEEIHRVLKPGGIAVVVSDKTAFEYGEKAGLKVLEIYVQRVHRSLTRIITIFQKDME
- a CDS encoding IS110 family transposase; the protein is MAGEINKSCGLDIHKSFLIATILSRSGEKQQQRIKRDDDGILSLRNWVTSEKCDVVACESTSDFWVPIHDSLIKHLPFIVGNARDMKAFTHKKTDKIDSEVIAKLALNGMVQPSRVFPKKHREYRSYIRLRHKLVQKRTDIKNEAHAILAPEMFNLKDVLTDIFGKNGREILSGISSGKNVDQIIQNLSPNVRKKSAQIRELLDREISQSAAIRLQICLKLIKNFDDSIELLGKEIFNYAYGNHKREMEILKSVPGIGELGAATLIAEIGDFKDFASGDKLASWLGLVPNVYQSADKYHNGRITKRGSKVARWILIQIAQAAARTKNSKLKEFFNRKKKSIGHAKAIVALARKIATIIWHLITNDEMYEDETGYIKGEVQRRKIVETEIFSVDERISIISEIFAIVEKKKPDIK
- a CDS encoding protease inhibitor I42 family protein — translated: MVAQIFTNANNSDTVSINLGNTFVIKLRDQPGEHLYSKEDSVAETVWKMEAEEGLKLLREQFTPDVPDTKTLPGIHEWEYEAVKPGIWVIEGNYTIFRFGGEEKFKLTVKVI
- a CDS encoding Xaa-Pro peptidase family protein, encoding MKETDFSTKKVLEEAGTDAYLMTGNIHSADIYYVTRFLASDEFVYLQTKSGKEVIFISEMERGRAEIESRISNIKTTQDFGYREKIKEKKDVSIAYAACISELLLEEKVKKIAVAYDFPVFYSNYLTEAGFTVVPVKSPFRKMRSVKGPEEIEAIRYAQMAGEKAMMAAISLIAGAEDRDGILYFKGQVLTGAKVNSAIDHTLLDFGCEAEETIVSCGEDTANPHGTTEGPLRANAPIILDIFPRSKKKRYFADMTRTVIRGEASEKLKAMYETVFAAQQKALEMVKPGVSTAEIHSAVCDLFEVRGYHTYRSGATAGFTHSTGHGVGLDIHELPGVGENGVLLEAGNVITIEPGLYYPGIGGIRLEDMVLVTETGCKNLTGLEKNFVLKSFI
- the map gene encoding type II methionyl aminopeptidase; this translates as MTDNVYNREDILEKYREAGRILKIVRTEAADMVKVGNSLLEVAEFVEKKTIELGGRPAFPCNISRNQEAAHATPKVGDKDVFGKDIVKLDLGVHVDGYIADSAVTVDLSGNSDLVKASEEALAAAIDLVKPGVSTGEVGAAIEETIRSYGLNPIMNLTGHGLSQYEAHDNPAVPNKHVEGGVVLKEGDVLAIEPFATNGTGLVHDGSWAEIYSVIQKKPVRLPAIRNVLKQAEDYRGLPFAKRWLNSDKLDFSLIQLEKARIIHSYPVLIESAGGLVSQAEHTLIITRDGCEVTTK
- a CDS encoding methionine adenosyltransferase — its product is MARNIKVEELLQTPIEKQRIELVERKGIGHPDSISDGLAEAVSRALCREYITKCGTVLHHNTDETQIVAGRSSPKFGGGEVLQPIYMLLVGRATKEFEGAELATESVALQAARKYLRNTMVNMDLERDVIMDCKLGTGSSDLRDVFKRDRVPVANDTSFGVGHAPFSELENIVYNTERQLLTDMKSRMPAIGEDMKVMGLRDGEDITLTICSGMIGRYIDDLDSYINMTQEMKTYVEELATRYTERDVKVQINTGDNLKTSCVFLTVTGTSAEMGDDGSVGRGNRCNGLITPNRPMSMEATSGKNPINHIGKIYNLLSTQMARDIVKQVPDLQDVNIRLLSQIGKPIDQPLVASAQIIPKEGTSFAKVKSEAEVVIDDWLANVTKITEMVIKGELSTF
- a CDS encoding YunC family protein, which codes for MLIEQIPLENGCVLGLRFEMQKYPLLVIRAEKGFLMCGYLNISAAEALGDTAAKVKGVQNFEDMLKTTVVEVTKFAGELGIEIGMTGREAMEKMC
- the hisG gene encoding ATP phosphoribosyltransferase — protein: MIRIAIPNKGRLHEPTMSLFKDAGLPISGGAESRILFAKTADPDIHILFARAADIPEYVQDGAADVGITGIDLITEREANVEALLDLKFGKANLVLAVPEDSVFQSARDLEGKKVATEFPEITRKYFQNLGVNVEVIKVSGACEMTPHVGIADAIVDISSSGTTLLINHLKAIDTVFSSTVHLIANKKSLREKDKILDIKTALESVLNAKKKRYLMMNVPEASLQAVKEVLPGMSGPTVMKVESSRSSEESFLAVHSVVDADLIFTMVNKLRKVGARDILVVPIERIMP